A region of Lacinutrix sp. Hel_I_90 DNA encodes the following proteins:
- a CDS encoding DUF4412 domain-containing protein: protein MKHLKITLVLLTLCFNSHADAQIFKKLGEKISKVAEKTIEKKNEEKTEKDPSKASDSTFNNSKENKKEKNNPFNISVSKAAPARNYNFSHKYTMQIQSDKRTTDINYYLTNSGNYIASTIPDKKGRTDVITVMDLSRETIFMFMENKGDKTLMSMNLNLEETTEDAIEETDVSITPTGNKKPILGYSCEEFKVVGKDLNGSVWVTQNAGISFSKSFYNIKAKKGANQSWMKMLNGLTMEMDMVDTSKRKPQRTVMTCIALDKVTLNIDTDNYKKLM, encoded by the coding sequence ATGAAACATTTAAAAATAACACTAGTACTTCTAACACTATGCTTCAACAGTCACGCAGACGCACAAATTTTTAAGAAACTAGGTGAAAAAATCAGTAAAGTTGCTGAAAAAACCATTGAGAAAAAAAACGAGGAGAAAACAGAAAAGGACCCTAGCAAAGCTTCCGATTCTACCTTTAATAATTCAAAAGAAAATAAGAAAGAAAAAAATAATCCTTTTAATATTTCTGTTTCAAAGGCAGCTCCTGCCAGGAATTATAATTTCTCACATAAATATACAATGCAAATTCAAAGCGATAAAAGAACAACTGATATTAACTATTACTTAACCAATTCCGGCAATTACATCGCCTCAACTATTCCAGATAAAAAAGGAAGAACAGATGTTATAACAGTTATGGATTTGAGCCGAGAAACCATATTTATGTTTATGGAAAATAAAGGTGATAAAACCTTAATGTCTATGAATTTAAACTTAGAAGAGACAACAGAGGATGCTATAGAAGAGACCGATGTGAGTATAACACCCACGGGAAACAAAAAACCTATTCTTGGCTACAGTTGTGAAGAATTCAAAGTCGTTGGAAAAGATTTAAATGGCTCGGTTTGGGTAACACAAAATGCAGGTATAAGCTTTTCCAAATCCTTTTATAATATAAAAGCTAAAAAAGGCGCCAATCAATCCTGGATGAAAATGCTAAACGGTTTAACTATGGAAATGGATATGGTTGATACCTCGAAAAGAAAACCTCAACGTACCGTCATGACCTGTATAGCATTAGATAAAGTCACTCTAAATATTGACACTGATAACTATAAAAAACTGATGTAA
- a CDS encoding autotransporter domain-containing protein: MTHLKTILTLVITTLAFSSYAQDGFTAKTKGNFLANGTIGIISTNEKAKFDGNTIDVGSTFQITASPKAGYFITDNIIAGLELEVSTSTTKVEGMDGKIISDGLAVGPFARYMFDNGLFAEATVGFGSNKTSSIIGDIESTVFAVRGTAGYAFFFGEHVSVEPAINYTNQSQKPKGSSGDAKTILNTIFFSIGLTAYF, translated from the coding sequence ATGACTCATTTAAAAACCATTTTAACATTAGTAATCACAACCCTTGCTTTTTCATCTTATGCTCAAGATGGCTTTACAGCAAAAACTAAAGGTAACTTTTTAGCTAATGGCACTATTGGTATTATTTCTACCAATGAAAAAGCAAAGTTTGATGGCAACACGATTGATGTTGGCAGTACTTTTCAAATTACAGCATCGCCAAAAGCAGGGTATTTTATTACCGATAATATCATTGCTGGATTGGAGCTTGAAGTAAGTACCAGTACTACAAAAGTTGAAGGCATGGATGGCAAAATAATCTCAGATGGTTTAGCCGTAGGTCCTTTTGCAAGATATATGTTTGATAACGGTTTATTTGCAGAAGCGACAGTAGGTTTTGGTTCTAACAAAACCAGTTCTATAATAGGAGATATCGAGTCTACCGTTTTTGCAGTTCGTGGGACCGCTGGTTATGCCTTTTTCTTTGGAGAGCATGTATCGGTTGAACCTGCTATTAATTATACCAATCAAAGTCAGAAACCTAAAGGCAGTTCTGGTGACGCTAAAACCATTTTAAACACTATTTTCTTTAGTATAGGCTTAACAGCTTATTTCTAA